Proteins co-encoded in one Saprospira grandis genomic window:
- a CDS encoding FG-GAP-like repeat-containing protein, with product MHKLLLLPLLLFAGLSFGQTVEPWVPPVINSNGDTLLYGALGGLNTPQYSELDLNNDGKMDLLVYDRSGQIALTFLNEGGPNEINYKYAPKYQKNFPQGTRNFMLARDFNCDGIADLFFFNQPPFTSGGIGVYKGRYNADNELEFDLYNPLLEYTHPQFGVSDIFIFNPDVPAIEDIDFDGDLDIAAFTLDFTFQRNVYYYRNTSMDDGHGCDSLNFILEHECHGMFSESGFDNVGILSNDVDSCAGNPYWGRMANPRHIGSTVTLVDWNADRKMDLLMGDVSVNTLNMLTAEIVNDTFLFVSQDITYPSYDVPVNVFSYPAGYFVDVDNDGDKDMIASPTELATGEAVTDSVSWLYLNNSPDSTMQLEFQQKDFMVGQMIDLGMGSFPTIVDVNADGLLDLVVGHFAYTDTFNVFSTSLHYYENVGTATAPVFQLMDEDFAGLASLGEQSFVPTFGDIDGDGDQDLLVGLVDGTLDLIENTAGANQAMIWGNRTDSFAGIDAGSVAYPQLMDLDRDGDLDLVVGNDIGRMYYYENDGDANTPDFPSSPSSNAFGFDLTAYGGSLAAPHFVDLGTDFELFLGYDDGKILQFNNIDGNVTGLYDTLSLDFMGFWQGRNSSIAVADLDGDGERDFVLGNIRGGLSFYRPSYVDTTTSHNVLAQSSSFSLFPNPNQGEFVVKWEAPLAAGGQLFLFDLMGRLIEQQQLVQGQQYSSFQLTDLPAGQYLLQYRSKTGQQEVQKLIIR from the coding sequence ATGCATAAACTACTTTTACTCCCTCTTTTGCTCTTCGCTGGCCTTAGCTTTGGCCAAACCGTAGAGCCTTGGGTTCCCCCAGTGATCAATAGCAATGGGGATACCCTTCTATATGGCGCATTGGGTGGCTTAAATACTCCACAGTACTCAGAATTAGACCTCAACAATGACGGTAAAATGGACCTATTGGTCTATGATCGTTCTGGGCAAATTGCCTTGACCTTTCTCAATGAAGGTGGGCCCAATGAAATCAACTATAAATACGCCCCCAAATACCAGAAGAACTTTCCGCAGGGGACCCGCAACTTCATGCTGGCCCGTGACTTTAACTGTGACGGCATTGCCGACCTCTTCTTCTTTAATCAACCCCCCTTTACCTCTGGCGGAATTGGCGTCTATAAAGGACGCTACAATGCCGATAATGAGCTAGAGTTTGACCTTTACAATCCCTTATTGGAATATACCCACCCTCAGTTTGGGGTCAGCGATATCTTTATTTTTAATCCCGATGTTCCCGCCATTGAAGATATTGACTTTGATGGCGACCTAGATATTGCCGCCTTTACCCTAGACTTTACCTTTCAGCGGAATGTCTATTACTACCGCAACACCTCTATGGATGATGGACATGGTTGTGACTCGCTCAACTTTATTCTGGAGCACGAATGCCATGGCATGTTCTCGGAAAGTGGCTTTGATAATGTGGGCATCTTGAGTAATGATGTCGATAGCTGTGCGGGCAATCCCTATTGGGGACGGATGGCCAACCCTCGGCATATTGGGTCTACGGTGACCTTAGTAGACTGGAATGCCGACCGCAAAATGGACCTGCTCATGGGCGATGTGAGTGTAAACACGCTCAATATGCTTACTGCCGAGATTGTTAATGACACCTTCCTCTTTGTTTCTCAAGACATCACTTACCCTAGCTATGATGTTCCTGTAAATGTATTTAGCTATCCCGCAGGCTACTTTGTAGATGTAGACAATGATGGCGATAAAGACATGATTGCCAGCCCCACCGAGCTAGCTACAGGAGAGGCCGTTACCGACTCTGTTTCTTGGCTCTACCTCAACAACAGCCCCGACTCAACTATGCAATTGGAGTTTCAGCAAAAGGACTTTATGGTGGGGCAGATGATTGATTTGGGCATGGGAAGCTTCCCCACAATTGTGGATGTCAATGCCGATGGCCTTTTGGACCTAGTGGTCGGGCATTTTGCCTATACCGACACCTTTAATGTCTTTAGTACTAGCCTACATTATTATGAAAATGTAGGTACCGCAACAGCTCCTGTCTTTCAGTTGATGGATGAAGACTTTGCAGGCTTAGCTAGCTTGGGCGAACAGTCTTTTGTCCCTACCTTTGGCGATATTGACGGCGATGGCGACCAAGACCTTTTGGTCGGTTTGGTAGATGGCACCTTAGACCTTATTGAGAATACCGCAGGGGCCAACCAGGCTATGATTTGGGGCAACCGCACAGATAGTTTTGCGGGCATTGATGCGGGTAGCGTCGCTTATCCGCAACTTATGGATTTGGACCGAGATGGCGACCTCGACCTTGTGGTCGGTAATGATATTGGCCGAATGTACTATTATGAAAATGATGGAGACGCCAATACCCCCGACTTTCCAAGCAGCCCAAGCAGCAATGCCTTTGGTTTTGACCTCACGGCCTATGGGGGCAGCTTGGCCGCGCCACATTTTGTAGATCTAGGGACCGACTTTGAGCTCTTTTTGGGCTATGATGACGGCAAAATCCTACAGTTTAACAATATTGATGGTAATGTAACGGGCCTTTATGACACCCTCAGTCTAGACTTTATGGGCTTTTGGCAGGGAAGAAACAGCAGCATTGCCGTGGCCGATCTGGATGGAGATGGCGAGCGCGACTTTGTGCTGGGCAACATCCGCGGGGGGCTTTCTTTTTACCGCCCTTCTTATGTAGATACCACAACTAGCCATAATGTATTGGCCCAAAGCAGCAGCTTTAGCCTCTTTCCCAACCCTAACCAAGGCGAATTTGTCGTAAAATGGGAAGCGCCATTAGCAGCGGGGGGACAGCTCTTTTTGTTTGACCTCATGGGCCGCCTCATTGAGCAGCAGCAGTTGGTCCAAGGGCAGCAGTATAGCAGCTTTCAGTTGACGGACTTGCCCGCTGGGCAGTATTTGTTGCAGTATCGCAGCAAAACGGGCCAACAAGAAGTACAAAAACTAATTATTCGATAA
- a CDS encoding T9SS type A sorting domain-containing protein: MKNSLLLVCLWLSGQLMAQLPEAQFPLIGSNGQPLELAWQGGLNSPQLSTADLDGDQAPELILFDRVGQTIDIYSLQSDGSYLPRPALRSAFPLAELQHFMLVRDYNCDGIPDLFSYFQDIGLGQTGIIAYKGELNLAGQLSWSTAGEKLFYRDVQGQRETIFLSTIDIPAIDDIDGDGDLDILTFNPSGGYIEYFKNQSIEEGHACDSLHFTLADDCWGRAYESGLQAELDLSPRIDSCANWAGWTALRPQSGRHAGSSLLSLDLDGDQDKDLILGDLSFPNLIALRNGGQNDTAWFDQQNVNFPTGQAAAVELFPAAFYEDVDGDGIKDFLASSNRDFASEDRSLLLYKNTGSNSQPQLQLQSNHFLIEEMLDLGTNAFPLLADWDGDGDQDLILGHYGSYQAGNNYTAGLWYFENQGSDLQPSFRQQNDDLGQLRQYNLHRLVPTAADIDADGDLDLLVGLDDGQLYFLQNTGSAQAPQLATPLPYQGIDVGQNAHPQWVDLDRDGDLDLVCGEKNGNINYFENTGDSSQAQYSASPSTNSLGFIDTRQPGFTEGNSAPFFLDLGQEYRLFVGGQTGEIWSYDSIEQNILGAYRSISHPLDQIDEGWQTAIAASTAFGQGQTTYFIGNRRGGVSAYYQLVSSSLAPAPLAPLNIWPNPTQGIIQLEGPSLAKGQQLCLYSPLGQLVYQQPLNGQNQQQLDLSFLEAGQYILTIKSKTGSPYYQILVLY, translated from the coding sequence ATGAAAAATAGCTTATTATTAGTCTGTTTATGGTTGAGCGGACAGCTGATGGCCCAGCTTCCTGAGGCCCAATTTCCCTTAATCGGGAGCAATGGGCAGCCCCTTGAGCTAGCTTGGCAGGGCGGACTCAACTCGCCACAACTCTCTACTGCCGACCTAGACGGCGACCAAGCCCCAGAGCTCATCTTATTTGACCGAGTGGGCCAAACTATTGATATTTATAGCTTGCAAAGCGATGGCAGCTATTTGCCTCGGCCAGCGCTGCGCTCCGCCTTTCCACTTGCCGAACTACAACACTTTATGCTCGTGAGAGACTACAACTGCGATGGGATTCCGGACCTCTTTAGCTACTTTCAGGATATTGGCCTGGGGCAGACGGGGATCATTGCCTATAAGGGAGAGCTCAATTTGGCGGGGCAGCTCAGTTGGAGCACTGCTGGAGAAAAACTATTCTACAGAGATGTCCAGGGCCAAAGAGAAACTATCTTCCTGAGTACCATAGATATTCCCGCCATTGATGATATAGATGGAGATGGCGACCTTGACATCCTGACCTTTAACCCCTCTGGAGGCTATATTGAATACTTTAAAAACCAATCTATAGAAGAAGGGCATGCCTGCGATAGTCTGCATTTCACCTTAGCCGATGACTGCTGGGGGCGGGCCTATGAAAGTGGTTTGCAGGCCGAACTGGACCTTAGTCCAAGAATAGATAGCTGTGCCAATTGGGCCGGTTGGACCGCCCTGAGGCCGCAGTCGGGCCGTCATGCGGGCTCTAGTCTGCTTAGTTTGGACCTAGATGGCGACCAAGACAAAGACCTCATTCTGGGCGACCTCTCTTTTCCCAATCTCATTGCCTTGCGCAATGGCGGGCAAAACGATACCGCTTGGTTTGACCAACAAAATGTAAACTTTCCGACGGGCCAAGCGGCAGCCGTAGAGCTTTTTCCCGCCGCCTTCTATGAGGATGTAGATGGGGACGGCATCAAAGACTTTTTGGCCAGCAGTAACCGAGACTTTGCCTCGGAGGACCGCAGTTTATTACTCTATAAAAATACGGGCAGCAACAGCCAACCGCAGTTGCAGCTACAAAGCAATCATTTTTTAATTGAAGAGATGTTGGACCTAGGCACCAATGCTTTTCCGCTTTTAGCCGATTGGGATGGCGATGGCGACCAAGACCTCATTTTGGGACATTATGGTAGCTATCAGGCCGGCAACAACTATACGGCTGGACTTTGGTACTTTGAAAACCAAGGCAGTGACCTTCAGCCCAGCTTTAGGCAGCAGAACGATGATTTGGGCCAATTGCGGCAATACAACCTGCATCGTTTGGTCCCTACGGCAGCCGATATAGATGCCGATGGCGATTTGGACCTTTTGGTCGGTTTGGATGATGGGCAATTATACTTCTTGCAGAATACGGGCTCGGCTCAAGCGCCACAACTAGCCACGCCCCTGCCCTATCAGGGCATTGATGTGGGCCAAAATGCGCATCCACAATGGGTAGACTTGGACCGAGATGGCGACCTAGACCTAGTTTGTGGAGAGAAAAATGGCAATATCAACTACTTTGAAAATACAGGCGATAGCAGTCAGGCCCAGTACTCGGCTAGCCCGAGCACAAACAGCCTAGGCTTTATAGATACCCGTCAGCCGGGCTTTACAGAAGGCAACTCGGCCCCCTTCTTTTTAGATTTGGGTCAAGAATACCGGCTATTTGTGGGCGGCCAAACTGGGGAGATCTGGAGCTACGACAGCATTGAGCAGAACATTTTGGGGGCCTACCGCAGCATTAGCCACCCTTTGGACCAAATTGATGAGGGTTGGCAAACGGCCATAGCCGCCTCTACGGCCTTTGGGCAGGGACAAACGACCTACTTCATTGGCAACCGCAGAGGAGGTGTTTCGGCTTACTATCAGCTAGTGAGCAGCAGCCTAGCCCCTGCCCCCTTGGCCCCGCTAAACATTTGGCCCAATCCGACTCAAGGCATCATTCAGCTAGAGGGGCCATCCTTGGCTAAAGGGCAGCAACTCTGCCTTTACAGCCCCTTGGGCCAATTGGTCTATCAGCAGCCCTTAAATGGACAAAACCAACAACAGCTCGACCTTTCTTTTCTTGAAGCTGGACAATACATTTTAACCATAAAAAGTAAAACAGGCAGCCCTTATTATCAAATACTTGTTTTATATTAA
- a CDS encoding acyloxyacyl hydrolase, translating into MRQLLLFILLSWASISWSQQGHSWEMGLHYGGLVKHREYINIPVDRLPPTLGGEINWLYQSHGKKDWSALAGYPEFGLILSFQDFADARLGWGIGLMPQLKFPFWRSGDWEIYARLGLGIAYVSNYGNSFRNPDNNIIGSHWNNNTALRLGFQWPLSSRLLLQPSFSFTHYSNGASQFPNLGINAASFHLGLRYRPYTLQSEDYRPAPADYQPPKRWGLGADFGLGMTEVRRTERGPKFALYSATVYGSYRYAATKSLRFGLLGEYHSGVEAFWLSNLTLTAQEARQKAQRLLFWAGHEWIMGNIGLGLQVGYYITEPVVRLPYTRASIAYYPFSSLKHKYTPYLAVRIKAHGITADFFDLAIGLDF; encoded by the coding sequence ATGCGGCAGCTACTACTATTTATACTTTTATCTTGGGCCTCTATCAGTTGGTCTCAGCAGGGGCATAGTTGGGAAATGGGCCTGCATTATGGGGGCTTAGTCAAACATCGGGAGTACATCAATATTCCAGTAGACCGTTTGCCGCCTACCTTAGGGGGCGAGATTAACTGGTTGTATCAGAGTCATGGCAAAAAGGATTGGTCCGCTTTGGCGGGCTATCCAGAGTTTGGGCTCATTTTATCCTTTCAAGACTTTGCGGATGCTCGTTTGGGGTGGGGCATTGGGCTGATGCCGCAGCTCAAGTTTCCTTTTTGGCGCTCTGGCGACTGGGAGATTTATGCTCGCTTGGGCCTAGGCATTGCTTATGTATCGAATTATGGCAATAGTTTTAGGAATCCCGACAACAACATTATTGGTTCGCATTGGAACAACAACACGGCTTTGCGTTTGGGCTTTCAATGGCCCTTGAGTTCTCGTTTGCTTTTGCAGCCTTCTTTTAGCTTTACGCATTACTCCAATGGGGCTTCTCAGTTTCCCAATTTGGGCATCAATGCGGCTAGTTTTCATTTGGGTTTGCGTTATCGGCCCTATACCTTGCAGTCAGAGGACTATCGGCCTGCCCCAGCGGATTATCAACCGCCAAAAAGATGGGGCTTGGGGGCTGATTTTGGTCTAGGCATGACCGAGGTGCGCCGTACCGAGCGGGGGCCAAAGTTTGCCCTCTACAGTGCCACAGTTTACGGCAGTTATCGCTATGCAGCCACTAAAAGTCTGCGTTTTGGCCTTTTAGGGGAGTACCATAGCGGGGTAGAGGCCTTTTGGTTGAGCAACCTGACCCTAACGGCCCAAGAGGCTCGACAAAAGGCGCAGCGTTTGTTGTTTTGGGCTGGACATGAGTGGATTATGGGCAATATTGGCCTTGGATTGCAAGTTGGTTATTATATTACAGAACCGGTCGTCAGGCTCCCCTATACTCGGGCGAGCATCGCCTACTATCCTTTTTCGTCCCTAAAGCATAAGTATACGCCTTATTTGGCGGTACGCATCAAGGCGCATGGCATCACGGCCGACTTCTTTGACTTGGCCATAGGATTAGATTTTTAA
- a CDS encoding CHAT domain-containing protein translates to MKALVPLLLFCLPFLGQAQNSPQQIYEELLESEEELSPIVDRYLSLASSAPNYDSYADSVYQFLEAKAPAKLTIFYLEQMIDRAQAGKEKYYWQNSLAYYAIEQEQWDMAKSLLSTALAECPKTDPYYAKFYYTWACYLYYSGDYKRAKKALEQSLLQLESKEDKSKIYNLLGAIAYQNDALSDAEHYFLEGLALLQADSLLDEESESTFLNNLAQLYKDMGALSKALSFHAQVMAIDEAFYGKEHYYYAMDLDFLAGVQALDGQLKLAKENEEKALAIISASLGKQHSLYFELKANYGAILSSLGEIEAAVANYEELLREEKKVVGPSLEYAVSLNNTAVAYFKMGKRKKAMQYMQEALALRKGKMAKNQLGLLQNQYSIARLHYYNEDYELAKEGFWEVIQANAKNENWLAPEELLEADYWHPAFFVQSLEALSQLYRDNGQLENGLDSAALYLGLALDYNRKIRQELRHEGDKQRTLSLGQRLLNRQFQLQLLRKQPAASLFQLAEEQKAVLFQEEQQLGAWGLQLPDSILDQRAALEEEFMALKQQRARSLESSEKQALDAQIAQQELAITAFEKTVKQQFSDYFAQQLETAALDVGALQQQLAKEELLLAYFWSEEGLYAFALSSEKLQLYELEQEGLAEDCLALQKEMQAFTSLLNDAEGSRERYLKLALSVSEQLLWPILAEQKGQRLTLVLDGPMSYLPFEALLSREVALSTPYAEIPYLIKDWEVSYQSSAKLYLEQSRRPLYPYNKVLAFAGSYAAGGEKAQALRSPLLENRRSVLGPLPAAQKEVAYLEALFDGRFLYEQEASELNFKRHQQEGYGLLHLALHGVLEKRQPFLSSLVFTETADSTEDNFLEAWELGRLQVNSNLLVLSACETGTGEYQSGEGLLSLARAFQFAGSSSIVASLWQVNDQSTAYIMQRFYSHLQEGANKPMALRLAKLDYLNGIGEPSLAHPAYWAAFIQLGDPRPIPLAKKGRWADYWPYALGGLLALSIPMGLFRRRKEKAA, encoded by the coding sequence ATGAAAGCCCTAGTTCCCCTCCTCTTGTTTTGCCTTCCTTTTTTGGGGCAGGCCCAAAACTCTCCCCAACAGATCTATGAAGAACTACTAGAAAGCGAAGAAGAGTTATCGCCTATAGTAGATCGCTATCTAAGTCTGGCCAGCAGTGCCCCCAATTACGACAGCTATGCGGATAGTGTGTATCAGTTTTTAGAAGCCAAAGCTCCTGCTAAGCTCACTATATTTTACTTAGAGCAGATGATTGATCGAGCCCAAGCAGGAAAAGAAAAATACTACTGGCAAAACAGTTTAGCCTATTATGCTATAGAGCAGGAACAGTGGGATATGGCCAAATCGCTACTTTCTACGGCCTTGGCGGAATGTCCTAAAACAGACCCTTACTACGCTAAATTTTATTATACCTGGGCTTGCTACCTTTATTATAGTGGTGACTACAAACGGGCTAAAAAGGCCTTAGAACAAAGCTTACTTCAGCTAGAAAGTAAAGAGGATAAAAGTAAAATTTACAATTTGTTGGGGGCCATAGCTTATCAAAATGATGCTTTAAGCGATGCAGAGCACTACTTTTTAGAAGGCTTAGCGCTTTTGCAGGCCGATAGTTTACTCGATGAGGAAAGCGAAAGCACCTTCCTTAATAATTTGGCGCAACTATATAAAGATATGGGGGCCTTAAGTAAGGCCTTATCTTTTCATGCTCAAGTAATGGCTATTGATGAGGCTTTTTATGGCAAAGAACATTATTACTATGCTATGGACCTTGATTTTTTGGCTGGGGTACAGGCCTTAGATGGACAGTTAAAGTTGGCCAAGGAAAATGAAGAAAAGGCCCTCGCCATTATTTCTGCTAGTTTGGGTAAGCAGCATAGTTTGTACTTTGAGCTAAAGGCTAATTATGGGGCGATTCTGAGCAGCTTAGGTGAAATAGAGGCTGCTGTTGCCAATTATGAGGAGTTGCTTCGGGAAGAAAAAAAAGTAGTTGGTCCCTCTCTAGAGTATGCCGTCAGTCTAAACAATACTGCTGTGGCCTACTTTAAAATGGGGAAGCGAAAAAAGGCCATGCAATATATGCAAGAAGCCCTAGCCCTGAGGAAAGGAAAAATGGCCAAGAATCAACTTGGTTTACTACAAAATCAATATTCTATAGCCCGATTACACTACTATAATGAGGATTATGAGCTGGCTAAAGAGGGATTTTGGGAGGTTATTCAGGCCAATGCAAAAAATGAAAATTGGCTAGCGCCAGAAGAGTTACTAGAGGCCGATTATTGGCATCCTGCATTTTTTGTTCAAAGTCTAGAGGCTTTGAGTCAGCTGTATAGAGATAATGGGCAGTTGGAAAATGGTTTAGACTCTGCGGCCCTTTACCTTGGTTTGGCCTTAGACTACAACCGCAAAATCCGTCAGGAGCTTCGGCATGAGGGGGATAAGCAGCGGACCTTAAGTTTGGGGCAGCGTTTGCTCAATCGGCAGTTTCAGTTGCAGTTATTGCGCAAGCAGCCAGCGGCTAGTTTGTTTCAGTTGGCGGAAGAGCAAAAGGCGGTTTTATTTCAGGAAGAGCAGCAGTTGGGGGCTTGGGGCCTACAATTGCCCGACAGCATTTTGGACCAAAGGGCGGCCCTAGAAGAGGAGTTTATGGCCCTTAAGCAGCAGCGGGCCCGCAGCTTGGAGTCTTCAGAAAAGCAGGCTTTGGATGCGCAGATTGCGCAGCAGGAGTTGGCTATTACGGCCTTTGAGAAGACCGTCAAGCAGCAGTTTTCCGACTACTTTGCCCAGCAATTAGAGACAGCGGCATTGGATGTAGGGGCCTTACAGCAGCAATTGGCCAAAGAGGAATTACTACTGGCCTATTTCTGGTCTGAAGAGGGGCTGTATGCCTTTGCGCTCAGTTCGGAAAAGCTACAGCTCTATGAGTTGGAGCAAGAAGGCTTGGCCGAGGACTGCTTGGCCCTACAAAAAGAAATGCAGGCCTTTACTTCGCTATTAAATGATGCAGAGGGGAGTCGAGAGCGCTACCTAAAGCTAGCCCTTTCGGTGAGTGAGCAACTACTTTGGCCCATATTGGCCGAGCAAAAGGGGCAGCGTTTAACCCTAGTTTTAGATGGGCCGATGAGTTATTTGCCCTTTGAGGCCTTATTGAGTCGGGAGGTAGCGCTTTCTACGCCTTATGCTGAGATACCCTACCTAATCAAAGATTGGGAAGTTAGTTATCAATCTTCGGCTAAACTGTATTTGGAGCAGAGTCGGCGCCCTTTATATCCCTATAATAAAGTATTGGCCTTTGCGGGCAGCTATGCTGCTGGGGGAGAAAAAGCTCAGGCCTTGCGAAGTCCTTTACTAGAAAACCGTCGTTCTGTATTGGGGCCTTTGCCAGCGGCCCAAAAAGAAGTGGCCTATCTAGAAGCCTTATTTGATGGGCGGTTTTTGTATGAGCAGGAGGCTAGTGAGCTCAACTTCAAGCGGCATCAGCAGGAGGGCTATGGCTTATTGCATTTGGCCCTACATGGCGTCTTAGAGAAGCGGCAGCCCTTTCTATCTTCATTAGTATTTACGGAAACGGCAGATAGTACAGAAGACAACTTTTTGGAGGCCTGGGAGTTGGGGCGTTTGCAGGTTAATAGTAATCTATTGGTCCTTTCTGCCTGTGAGACTGGGACGGGAGAATATCAGTCGGGAGAGGGTTTATTATCTTTGGCTCGGGCCTTTCAGTTTGCGGGCAGTTCTTCTATTGTGGCTAGTTTGTGGCAGGTGAATGACCAGAGCACGGCCTATATTATGCAGCGTTTTTACAGTCATTTGCAAGAGGGGGCGAACAAGCCCATGGCATTGCGTTTGGCCAAACTAGATTATTTGAATGGGATTGGGGAGCCTAGTTTGGCGCATCCGGCCTATTGGGCGGCCTTTATACAATTGGGCGACCCTCGTCCGATTCCCTTGGCCAAAAAGGGGCGTTGGGCAGATTACTGGCCCTATGCTTTGGGGGGGCTGCTGGCTCTATCTATCCCGATGGGCTTATTTCGTCGGCGGAAAGAAAAGGCGGCCTAG
- the glmM gene encoding phosphoglucosamine mutase, translating to MALLKSISGTRGTIGGAVGENLTAQDLVESTAAYAYWIKQETGKDAPAVVLGRDARVSGELIEQLVSATLRMMGVNVYTLGLSTTPTVEVAVMQEEADGGIILTASHNPKEWNALKFVNHRGEFISARDGSEILRLISSGEVEYAQVDQLGTCRKKVGYIQKHIDLIMQLKLVRSELTKEKKYKVVIDCINSTGAISMVPLLEQLGCEVIAINDEVTGRFAHNPEPLPENLSALSAEVLKQKADLGIAVDPDVDRLALICEDGEPFGEEYTLVAVADYILGQEGGGNTVSNLSSTQALAELTKKHGGKYTASAVGEVNVVQMMKEVEAIIGGEGNGGIIYPALHYGRDAMVGIALFLSFLASTDKRASVLRSDYPNYVIIKDKIQLTPQIDIDQLLAALEKKYVNYPKNTIDGLKIFIDENWIHLRKSNTEPIIRIYTESASSVTAQNLANKIKSDVREIIMA from the coding sequence TTGGCACTATTAAAATCAATTTCGGGAACTCGGGGAACAATTGGGGGTGCAGTAGGAGAGAACCTCACCGCTCAAGATTTGGTAGAGAGTACGGCGGCTTATGCCTATTGGATTAAGCAAGAGACGGGCAAAGATGCGCCTGCGGTAGTATTGGGAAGAGATGCGAGAGTATCTGGAGAGTTGATCGAGCAGTTGGTTTCGGCGACTTTGCGGATGATGGGGGTAAATGTTTATACCCTTGGTTTGTCGACTACGCCTACGGTAGAGGTAGCGGTTATGCAAGAAGAGGCTGATGGCGGGATTATTTTGACGGCCAGTCACAATCCGAAGGAGTGGAATGCCTTAAAGTTTGTGAATCATCGGGGCGAGTTTATTTCGGCTAGAGATGGCAGTGAGATTTTGCGTTTAATTTCTTCTGGAGAAGTGGAGTATGCGCAGGTGGACCAGTTGGGGACTTGCCGCAAGAAAGTGGGCTATATTCAGAAGCACATTGATTTGATTATGCAGCTCAAGTTGGTTCGTTCAGAATTGACTAAGGAGAAAAAATATAAGGTAGTCATTGATTGCATCAACTCTACGGGCGCTATTTCTATGGTGCCTTTATTGGAGCAGTTGGGTTGCGAGGTGATTGCGATTAACGATGAGGTTACGGGGCGTTTTGCGCATAATCCAGAGCCTTTGCCAGAGAACCTTTCTGCCTTATCGGCCGAGGTGCTCAAGCAAAAAGCAGATTTGGGTATTGCGGTAGACCCTGATGTTGATCGTTTAGCTTTGATCTGTGAAGATGGAGAGCCCTTTGGCGAGGAGTACACCCTAGTGGCGGTAGCCGATTATATTTTGGGCCAAGAAGGGGGCGGGAACACCGTCTCGAACCTATCTTCTACTCAAGCTTTGGCCGAACTGACTAAAAAGCATGGGGGCAAGTATACGGCTTCTGCTGTTGGAGAGGTCAATGTGGTGCAGATGATGAAAGAAGTAGAGGCGATTATTGGAGGAGAGGGCAATGGCGGAATCATTTATCCGGCCTTGCACTATGGTCGAGACGCCATGGTAGGTATTGCGCTCTTTTTGTCATTTTTGGCGAGCACAGATAAGCGGGCTTCGGTTTTGCGTTCAGATTATCCCAATTATGTCATCATTAAGGATAAAATTCAGTTGACGCCACAAATTGACATAGACCAACTGCTAGCTGCTTTAGAGAAAAAGTATGTCAACTATCCTAAGAATACAATTGATGGGCTCAAGATCTTCATTGATGAGAACTGGATCCATCTTAGAAAGTCGAATACAGAGCCGATCATTCGCATTTATACGGAGAGTGCTTCTTCTGTAACGGCTCAAAACTTGGCAAATAAAATCAAGTCTGATGTTCGCGAGATCATCATGGCTTAA